A window of Rhododendron vialii isolate Sample 1 chromosome 11a, ASM3025357v1 contains these coding sequences:
- the LOC131308056 gene encoding dirigent protein 23-like produces MEKQLCAILLFCSMIMAMPVVHGIDESPQALEKWFQSLSMMKEKVTKLHFYFRDQVSGENPTAVGVAQAINTSQSPTFFGLVRVMDNALTVGPEPNSPIVGRAQGTYTSAGLEEVGLLMTLNFVFTSGEYKGSTLSVLGRNPIFNLYRELPIVGGSGVFRLAHGIATAKTYSFNTTSDDAIVEYKVIVLHY; encoded by the coding sequence atggaaaaacAGTTGTGTGCAATTCTATTGTTCTGCTCAATGATCATGGCCATGCCTGTGGTTCATGGCATCGACGAAAGCCCACAAGCATTGGAAAAGTGGTTCCAAAGCCTCAGTATGATGAAGGAAAAGGTAACAAAGCTTCACTTCTATTTCCGTGACCAAGTCAGTGGAGAAAACCCGACTGCTGTGGGCGTGGCCCAAGCCATCAATACTTCCCAGTCACCCACCTTTTTTGGTTTAGTTAGGGTGATGGACAATGCATTGACGGTCGGGCCTGAGCCCAACTCTCCGATAGTAGGCCGAGCCCAGGGGACTTATACATCGGCTGGGCTGGAGGAAGTGGGTCTACTCATgactttgaattttgttttcacGAGCGGAGAGTACAAAGGTAGCACCCTTAGCGTTCTAGGACGAAATCCAATCTTCAATTTGTACCGTGAATTGCCCATTGTTGGAGGGTCCGGTGTTTTCCGACTAGCACATGGAATCGCCACCGCAAAGACTTATTCGTTCAATACCACTTCCGATGACGCTATAGTGGAGTATAAAGTAATTGTCCTTCATTATTGA